The segment GGCCTCGAGCGGCCCCATGAACATCTCGTAGAGCCGGAGCACGTCGGCGCCATATTCTCGCACGATGTCGTCGGGATTCACGACGTTGCCCCGCGACTTCGACATCCGCTCATTGTCCTCGCCCAGGATCGTCCCCTGGTGCACGAGTGTCATGAACGGCTCGGGGTGTCGGACGTGGCCGAGATCGAAGAGCACCTTGTGCCAGAAGCGGGCGTAGAGGAGGTGGAGCACCGCGTGCTCGGCGCCGCCGACGTAGAGGTCGACGGGCATCCACGCGTCGTACGCGTCCATCGCCCAGGGCTTGTCGTCATCGTCCGGGTCGAGAAACCGCAGGTAGTACCAGCAAGAGCCCGCCCATTGCGGCATGGTGTTGGTCTCGCGCGCGAACCAGCGACCGTCGCGCTGGAAGAAGCGCCAGTCGCCGACGCGCGCGAGCGGGCCGGCCGGGTCCTCGCCCGGGTTGTAGTCGGCGAGCTCGGGCAGGCGCAGCGGCAGCTCGGACTCGTCGACCGCGAGCGGCTGGTCATAGCGAATCGTGTGCGCGGCCCCTCGCCGAGGGTCACCGGTCGGGTCAGCGAGCTCGACCGGAAAGTAGATCGGGATGGGCTCGCCCCAGTAGCGCTGACGCGAGAAGACCCAGTCGCGCAGCCGGTAGCTGATCGTGCCGCGGCCGCGGCCGAGCGCCTCGAGTCGGCGGACGACCGCGCCTTTGGCGGCGGGCGTCGCCAGGCCGTCGAACTCGCCGCTGCGGACGTTGACGCCGTCGTCGACGTACGCGGCCTCGAGCGCGTCGTGCAGTCGCCCGTCCGGGCTCACGACCTCGACGATCGGAAGACCGAAGGCGGTCGCGAACTCGAAGTCGCGCTGATCGTGCCCGGGGACGGCCATGACGGCGCCGGTCCCGTAGCCGCCAAGCACGTAGTCAGCCACCCAGATCGGCAGGCGAGCTCCGGTGATCGGGTGGATGGCCACGGCGCCCGCCGGCACACCGGTCTTCGTCTTGGCGAGCGCGACGCGGTCCAGCTCACTCTTGCGGGCGGCCGCCTCGGCGTACGCGACGACGGCCTCGCGCCGAGCCGGCGTCGCCAACGTGCGCGTCAGCTCATGCTCGGGCGCGAGCACGACGTAGGTCGCGCCCATGAGGGTATCGGGCCGCGTCGTGAAGACGGCGATGCGCGCGTCCGGGTGACCGTCGACACCGAAGACGATCTCGGCGCCCTCCGAACGGCCGATCCAGCGGCGCTGCGCGGTAAGCGTCCCCTCGGGCCAGTCGACGAGCGCGAGGTCCTCGGCGAGCCTATCGGCATAAGCGGTGATCTTCAGCATCCACTGTCGGAGCGGCGTGCGATAGACGGGATGGCCGCCGCGCTCGCTCTTGCCATCGACGACTTCCTCGTTGGCGAGCACGGTGCCGAGCGCGGGACACCAGTTGACCGGCACCGTCGCCTGGTACGCGAGCCCGCGCCGGAACAGCTGCAGGAAGATCCACTGCGTCCAGCGTACGTAGCCCGGATCCGTGGTGTCGATCTCCCGCGACCAGTCGTAGCTGAAGCCGAGCATCTTGAGCTGGCGCTTGAACGTCGCGATGTTGTTCGCCGTCGTCCCCGCGGGATGCTGCCCGGTCTCGAT is part of the Candidatus Methylomirabilota bacterium genome and harbors:
- the leuS gene encoding leucine--tRNA ligase, whose translation is MAYNHLEIEARWQRYWDEHGTFRATRRSGRPKRYVLDMFPYPSGVGLHVGHPEGYTATDIMARAWRMRGYDVLHPMGWDAFGLPAEQHAIETGQHPAGTTANNIATFKRQLKMLGFSYDWSREIDTTDPGYVRWTQWIFLQLFRRGLAYQATVPVNWCPALGTVLANEEVVDGKSERGGHPVYRTPLRQWMLKITAYADRLAEDLALVDWPEGTLTAQRRWIGRSEGAEIVFGVDGHPDARIAVFTTRPDTLMGATYVVLAPEHELTRTLATPARREAVVAYAEAAARKSELDRVALAKTKTGVPAGAVAIHPITGARLPIWVADYVLGGYGTGAVMAVPGHDQRDFEFATAFGLPIVEVVSPDGRLHDALEAAYVDDGVNVRSGEFDGLATPAAKGAVVRRLEALGRGRGTISYRLRDWVFSRQRYWGEPIPIYFPVELADPTGDPRRGAAHTIRYDQPLAVDESELPLRLPELADYNPGEDPAGPLARVGDWRFFQRDGRWFARETNTMPQWAGSCWYYLRFLDPDDDDKPWAMDAYDAWMPVDLYVGGAEHAVLHLLYARFWHKVLFDLGHVRHPEPFMTLVHQGTILGEDNERMSKSRGNVVNPDDIVREYGADVLRLYEMFMGPLEAVKPWQTSQIQGVVRFRDRLHAVCRQPLVDAMDDA